In Ignavibacteriales bacterium, the following proteins share a genomic window:
- a CDS encoding peptidoglycan DD-metalloendopeptidase family protein, with protein MKNLLLTLSLALLASTLFAQTEKAVYKSVADKLEYFYNTEKYDSVFALFSSEMQNFLPLNKTIDFLTGLKSQAGKITKRQFVKYVNGTYASYKTNFERALYAVNISVDNNSKINGLFVKPFTEDNLPKIDRNSTKLTLPFKGEWTVIWGGDTKELNYHIESPAQKNAFDFVITDIKGNSFKTDGKTNEDYYAFGKELIAPCDGEIVLVVDGVKDNIPGNLNPVYLPGNTVIIKTMNNEYLFFAHFKQHSIKVTEGQKVKQGMVLGLCGNSGNSSEPHLHFHIQNVEDMNVATGVKCFFDKLIVNGQTKTDYSPIKKDKIKSE; from the coding sequence ATGAAAAATTTACTTTTAACTCTTTCACTTGCATTACTTGCAAGTACCCTTTTTGCACAGACAGAGAAAGCTGTTTACAAATCCGTTGCAGATAAATTAGAATACTTTTATAATACTGAAAAGTATGACAGTGTGTTTGCTTTGTTTTCAAGTGAGATGCAAAATTTCTTGCCTCTTAACAAAACAATCGATTTTTTAACCGGCTTAAAATCGCAGGCAGGAAAAATTACAAAGCGGCAGTTCGTGAAGTATGTAAACGGAACATATGCTTCTTACAAGACAAATTTTGAAAGAGCTTTATATGCTGTAAATATTTCAGTTGATAATAATTCAAAAATTAATGGATTATTTGTAAAACCTTTTACAGAAGACAATTTGCCAAAGATTGATCGTAACTCAACCAAATTAACACTTCCATTCAAAGGTGAGTGGACAGTTATTTGGGGTGGCGATACAAAAGAATTAAATTACCACATTGAAAGTCCCGCACAGAAAAATGCTTTCGACTTTGTAATCACTGATATTAAAGGAAATTCCTTTAAGACAGATGGTAAAACGAATGAAGATTATTATGCTTTTGGTAAAGAGTTAATAGCACCCTGCGATGGAGAAATAGTTTTAGTTGTTGATGGCGTCAAGGACAACATACCAGGGAACCTGAATCCAGTTTATCTTCCGGGAAATACCGTTATTATAAAAACTATGAATAACGAATATTTGTTCTTTGCACATTTCAAGCAGCATTCAATTAAAGTTACCGAAGGACAAAAAGTTAAACAGGGAATGGTTTTGGGACTCTGTGGCAATTCAGGAAACTCATCTGAGCCACATTTGCATTTTCACATTCAGAACGTAGAAGATATGAATGTTGCAACAGGTGTTAAATGTTTCTTTGATAAGTTAATTGTAAACGGACAGACAAAAACAGATTATTCACCAATTAAAAAAGACAAAATTAAAAGCGAATAA
- a CDS encoding DUF1828 domain-containing protein, with the protein MNEVNEIRKILTSQFSDLFDIKLIRPNIYQVMLPFYYPDGDIYEIFIEKNNGNYIVQDYGLSLMKLSYDTETETDSKKDLIKKIISENQVKYDSGNIYLPSEQDSLIPNLLAIIDTITKITSLNVLNRKLIRNVFYELLESFLSEKFKDYGFERKFIPDAVPFASDYLAPHAITKTKLNTPICIFPIASNDRCDQVTITVQHYLLSNYHPLLIGIYENMEDIFPKKSSKVTNLLDKQFSYLDKNEEFISSYLVERIN; encoded by the coding sequence ATGAATGAAGTAAACGAAATAAGGAAAATACTAACAAGTCAATTTTCGGATTTGTTTGATATTAAATTAATAAGACCTAATATTTACCAGGTAATGCTTCCTTTCTATTATCCCGATGGCGATATATACGAGATTTTTATTGAGAAAAATAATGGCAATTATATAGTTCAGGATTATGGTTTGTCTTTAATGAAATTATCATATGACACTGAAACAGAAACGGATTCAAAAAAAGATTTGATAAAAAAAATAATATCAGAAAATCAGGTAAAATATGATTCAGGGAATATTTATCTGCCTTCTGAACAGGATTCACTGATTCCTAATCTATTGGCAATTATAGATACTATTACAAAAATTACATCGCTTAATGTGTTAAATAGAAAACTCATTAGAAATGTATTTTATGAATTATTGGAATCATTTCTGTCAGAAAAATTTAAAGATTACGGTTTTGAAAGAAAATTTATTCCTGATGCAGTCCCTTTTGCTTCTGATTATTTAGCACCCCATGCAATAACCAAAACTAAATTGAACACACCTATTTGTATATTTCCTATTGCTTCCAATGATAGATGTGACCAGGTTACAATTACTGTACAGCATTATTTATTGAGCAATTATCATCCTTTGTTAATTGGGATATATGAGAACATGGAAGATATTTTTCCTAAAAAGAGTTCAAAAGTAACTAATCTTTTAGACAAACAATTTTCTTACCTGGATAAAAACGAAGAATTTATTAGCAGCTATTTGGTTGAACGAATTAACTGA
- the tnpA gene encoding IS200/IS605 family transposase: MSNTYTQIHIQIIFAVQYRRAIIDGIWKDELYKYITGIIQAQKHKLVIINGVADHVHILIGYRPHQSLSDLLQDIKGSSSKWINESKFTHSKFAWQEGYGAFSYSHSHLSKVINYIKNQEQHHKKITFTEEYKSWLKAYNVEFDERYILREPE; the protein is encoded by the coding sequence ATGAGCAACACCTATACACAAATTCATATTCAAATAATTTTTGCTGTTCAATACCGAAGGGCAATTATTGATGGTATATGGAAGGATGAATTGTACAAATACATTACAGGAATTATTCAAGCACAAAAACACAAATTAGTTATAATTAATGGAGTCGCAGACCATGTTCATATACTAATCGGTTATAGACCTCATCAATCATTATCTGATTTGCTTCAGGATATAAAAGGTAGTTCATCAAAATGGATTAATGAAAGCAAGTTTACACACTCAAAATTTGCGTGGCAGGAAGGATATGGAGCATTCTCATATAGTCATTCACATTTATCTAAAGTAATCAATTACATAAAGAATCAAGAACAGCACCATAAAAAAATAACCTTTACCGAAGAGTATAAATCGTGGCTTAAAGCCTATAACGTTGAATTTGATGAACGATACATTTTAAGAGAACCTGAATAA
- a CDS encoding efflux RND transporter permease subunit, whose product MKLADISIKRPVFATMMILSLVVLGLFSLTRLNVDLYPNVDIPFVVITTVLPGAGPEQIESDVTKQLEDAVNTIGGIKHVESRSQENVSLVIIEFKLEIDGKQAAQEVREKVAAVRSQLPKEIEDPVIQRYDPASLPIMTFTVSGQRSEKDLTTFTKNVIKKRIENIPGVGNVVLIGGAEREININVDLERLRAYSLSINDVIQSVGASNVEIPGGNLNQGTRQLLLRTMGKFQDVKDFGKIIIVNDKGNIVRLEEIATIVDGAKEKVSLSRYNGLPAVGLNILKQSGSNTIQVADQVKKQIQKIEAELPKDLAISIAQDNSVYIKDSVNDVLFDLIYGGLLAIIVIYLFLANIRSTIISAIALPTSVIATFFAMYILNFTLNMMSLLALSLAVGLLIDDAIVVIENIYRHLDQGETPFEAAKSATNEIGLAVLATTFTIVAVFVPVAFMEGIVGRFFYEFGITISVAVMVSLFVAFTLTPMLSSRWLSKEDEHLTKSRNVLRNILYYFNYYFNKLNDLYRKILKWALNHRKTIILSSIVIFFASLMLGGLIGSAFFPNTDRSEFYIKVNAAAGTSLDQTDQICKLVEEKLKLRPEVTNLLTTIGGENTPVNKGQILVKLVKKKDRKKSDEIIMDEIRTALKGIPGVAFDFRVEGGPGGGEKPVTLSLQGPEIEQLKKISEEVKTIFKSTPGAVDIETSLEASKPEIRVKIDRDKASDLGVNVYSIASSVRAMVDGYVSTKYQEGDEQYDVRVRLKETNRKSISDVQNLMIMSYKKGNAGEKINVRLGDVAQVYEGTGPSVINRYARQREIRVDANVSGRLMGEVLGDIQKQTAGLSLPAGYNIKVIGEGEMQAESFFNILISLMLAIVFVYIVLAMQFESFIHPFSIMLSLPMAIIGAMLALVIANSAMSVISMIGIIMLMGLVTKNAILLIDYTNILRERGLSRTEALLQAGPTRLRPILMTTFAMIFGMVPVAFALGEGSEFRSPMGQAVIGGLITSTILTLLVVPVVYSVLDDLSFGKLVKVFSRIFSFAGKKKEILLEAEPVSNK is encoded by the coding sequence ATGAAATTAGCTGATATATCAATTAAACGCCCGGTCTTTGCCACTATGATGATTTTATCATTGGTTGTGCTTGGACTTTTTTCCCTGACGCGTTTAAATGTAGATCTTTATCCAAACGTTGATATACCATTTGTTGTTATAACTACAGTATTACCTGGAGCTGGTCCAGAACAGATTGAATCGGATGTGACCAAACAGTTGGAAGATGCTGTAAATACAATCGGCGGTATTAAGCACGTTGAATCTAGATCGCAGGAAAACGTATCGCTTGTTATTATTGAGTTTAAACTTGAGATTGATGGCAAGCAGGCAGCACAGGAAGTAAGAGAAAAGGTAGCGGCAGTTAGAAGCCAGCTTCCAAAGGAAATTGAAGATCCTGTTATTCAACGGTATGATCCTGCCAGTTTACCAATTATGACTTTTACTGTATCAGGTCAGAGATCTGAAAAAGACTTAACTACATTCACGAAGAATGTGATAAAGAAAAGGATTGAAAACATTCCGGGTGTTGGTAATGTTGTGTTAATTGGTGGAGCAGAAAGAGAAATAAACATCAATGTTGATCTTGAAAGATTACGTGCATATTCTCTTTCAATAAATGATGTTATTCAAAGTGTAGGTGCTTCAAATGTGGAAATACCTGGTGGCAACCTTAACCAGGGAACGCGCCAGTTGCTTCTTAGAACAATGGGTAAATTCCAGGATGTGAAAGATTTTGGTAAAATAATTATTGTAAATGATAAAGGAAATATTGTCCGCCTTGAAGAAATTGCAACAATAGTAGATGGCGCAAAAGAGAAGGTTAGTTTGTCGCGCTATAATGGATTACCTGCAGTTGGTTTGAATATTTTAAAACAGTCAGGCTCAAATACAATCCAGGTAGCAGACCAGGTAAAAAAACAAATTCAAAAAATTGAAGCTGAACTTCCAAAGGATTTAGCAATATCAATTGCCCAGGATAATTCAGTTTACATTAAAGATTCAGTTAATGATGTTCTTTTTGATCTTATCTATGGTGGTTTGTTAGCGATAATAGTTATCTATTTATTTCTTGCCAACATAAGAAGTACTATTATAAGCGCAATAGCGCTGCCTACATCTGTTATTGCCACATTCTTTGCAATGTATATTCTAAACTTTACTTTAAATATGATGTCCCTTCTTGCCCTTTCACTGGCAGTTGGATTGTTGATTGACGATGCTATTGTTGTTATAGAAAATATTTACCGGCATCTCGATCAGGGAGAAACTCCATTTGAAGCAGCCAAATCCGCCACCAATGAAATTGGACTTGCTGTTCTTGCAACTACATTTACAATTGTGGCGGTATTCGTTCCAGTTGCATTTATGGAAGGTATTGTTGGTAGATTTTTCTATGAGTTTGGAATTACCATTTCAGTGGCAGTAATGGTTTCCTTGTTTGTAGCTTTTACTTTAACGCCAATGCTTTCTTCGCGCTGGTTATCAAAGGAAGATGAGCATTTAACAAAGTCTCGCAATGTTTTAAGAAACATTCTCTATTATTTCAACTATTACTTTAATAAACTTAACGACCTATATCGAAAAATATTAAAGTGGGCTTTGAATCATAGAAAGACAATTATCTTAAGTTCTATCGTAATATTTTTTGCAAGTCTTATGCTTGGTGGTTTAATCGGTAGTGCGTTCTTTCCTAATACTGATAGAAGCGAATTCTATATTAAGGTAAATGCAGCAGCAGGTACCTCGCTGGATCAAACAGATCAAATTTGTAAGCTTGTAGAAGAAAAATTAAAGCTGCGTCCAGAAGTAACAAATCTTCTTACAACAATCGGTGGAGAAAATACACCGGTAAATAAAGGACAGATTCTTGTTAAATTAGTAAAGAAAAAAGATCGTAAGAAAAGCGATGAAATAATAATGGATGAAATTCGTACTGCCTTAAAGGGAATTCCTGGAGTTGCTTTTGACTTTAGAGTAGAAGGTGGACCTGGCGGTGGAGAAAAACCAGTAACACTTAGTTTACAGGGTCCGGAAATTGAACAGTTAAAAAAAATATCCGAAGAAGTTAAAACTATTTTCAAATCAACCCCTGGAGCAGTTGATATTGAAACAAGTTTGGAAGCTTCTAAACCGGAAATAAGAGTAAAAATTGATCGCGACAAAGCTTCTGATTTGGGAGTTAATGTTTACTCCATTGCTTCTTCTGTAAGAGCAATGGTTGATGGTTACGTTTCTACTAAATACCAGGAAGGCGATGAACAATATGATGTAAGAGTAAGATTGAAAGAAACAAACCGTAAATCCATTTCCGATGTTCAGAACCTAATGATAATGAGTTACAAGAAAGGTAACGCTGGAGAAAAAATTAATGTTCGACTTGGAGACGTAGCGCAAGTATATGAAGGGACTGGACCTTCAGTTATTAACAGGTATGCAAGACAACGTGAAATCCGTGTGGATGCCAACGTTTCCGGAAGATTAATGGGAGAAGTACTTGGTGATATTCAGAAACAAACAGCAGGATTGAGTCTTCCTGCCGGCTACAACATCAAAGTAATTGGCGAAGGTGAAATGCAAGCCGAATCATTCTTTAACATTTTAATTTCGTTGATGCTGGCAATCGTGTTTGTTTACATCGTTCTTGCTATGCAGTTCGAAAGTTTCATCCATCCGTTCAGTATTATGTTGTCGCTCCCGATGGCAATTATTGGTGCTATGTTAGCTTTGGTTATTGCCAATAGTGCGATGTCGGTTATATCAATGATTGGTATTATAATGCTTATGGGACTTGTAACCAAGAATGCAATTCTTCTAATTGATTATACAAATATTCTGCGGGAACGCGGACTATCCAGAACAGAAGCATTGCTACAAGCCGGTCCAACCCGTCTTCGTCCAATTTTGATGACGACCTTTGCGATGATCTTTGGAATGGTGCCGGTTGCATTTGCTTTAGGTGAAGGCTCGGAATTCCGTTCTCCAATGGGTCAGGCAGTAATTGGTGGATTGATTACATCTACAATACTAACATTGTTAGTAGTTCCGGTTGTTTACTCAGTACTTGATGACTTATCTTTCGGTAAACTTGTAAAAGTTTTTTCCAGAATATTTTCCTTTGCAGGAAAGAAAAAAGAAATATTGTTAGAAGCTGAACCCGTTTCAAATAAATAA
- a CDS encoding endonuclease/exonuclease/phosphatase family protein, with product MRAIILLLIFLTSTCFSIPSNKDSKNCFRVMTYNIRYAGDKISDGTNAWDNRKEFVSKTIRFHKADIVGLQEALKIQLDDFNKLLPEYIQIGVGRDDGKEKGEFSAVLIRKDRFKILTQSTFWLSETPDQPSKGWDAAFPRIVTWAKLLDSQTKKIFFLFNTHFDHMGEAAKKSSATLILKKISEIAPGFPVVVTGDFNSLKDSDPYKILTESKGKDSKHELFDSQFISQNGHYGGYVSFNGFQDTLEVNNKIDYIFVNKKINVYQHGIIGEKIDGRYPSDHMPVVADLYIK from the coding sequence ATGAGAGCAATTATTCTGTTATTGATTTTTCTTACTTCAACATGTTTTTCTATTCCCTCAAATAAAGATTCTAAAAATTGTTTTAGAGTGATGACTTATAATATCCGGTATGCCGGGGATAAAATTTCTGATGGTACAAATGCCTGGGATAATAGAAAGGAATTTGTAAGTAAAACAATAAGATTCCACAAAGCTGATATAGTTGGTCTTCAGGAAGCGCTCAAGATACAACTTGATGATTTTAATAAACTTCTTCCAGAGTACATCCAAATTGGAGTTGGACGAGATGATGGAAAAGAAAAAGGGGAGTTTTCTGCTGTGCTGATACGAAAAGATCGGTTTAAGATTTTAACCCAATCAACTTTTTGGTTATCAGAAACACCGGATCAACCATCCAAAGGCTGGGATGCCGCATTCCCTAGAATTGTAACCTGGGCAAAACTTCTTGATAGCCAAACAAAAAAAATATTTTTTCTGTTTAATACTCACTTCGATCATATGGGTGAAGCGGCAAAGAAAAGCAGCGCAACTTTGATATTAAAAAAGATATCAGAAATTGCACCTGGTTTTCCGGTAGTTGTTACCGGCGATTTTAATTCACTTAAAGATTCTGATCCGTATAAAATTCTAACCGAATCTAAAGGCAAAGATTCAAAGCATGAATTATTTGATTCTCAATTCATTTCGCAAAACGGGCATTACGGTGGCTACGTTAGCTTTAATGGATTCCAGGACACATTGGAAGTGAACAACAAGATTGATTACATTTTTGTTAATAAGAAAATAAATGTTTATCAGCACGGTATAATTGGAGAAAAAATTGATGGGCGTTATCCATCAGATCATATGCCGGTTGTAGCGGATCTTTATATTAAGTAA
- a CDS encoding efflux RND transporter periplasmic adaptor subunit, which yields MEKRKNMWLMMAVVLISVISFQYIGCGAKEKEESKAAKRVASSDSVSVLTVKVESKKLTLTKTYTGTIEGEQQANIVSQLAERIVEIPVKVGSNVSAGQVLIRLDKSGATSQYYQAQSNMKNFERNLARMKSLYEGGAVSKQNLDDVQTGYDVAKANFDAARSAIEITSPISGVVTEVKLNPGDFAAPGMPIITVAKISMLKMVLSVGEADVPYVSLGQSIKIYSEINPSITATGRISEIAKSADLQTRTFVVKATFPSGKDQWFKPGMFGKAEVILVSSRVSPVIPREAVTYTEQGPKVFIVKDGKAFGKEVKLGIQNETDIEVLEGIGAGDEVVKIGMNNLKDSMLVVRTKEDILSSK from the coding sequence ATGGAAAAAAGAAAAAATATGTGGCTGATGATGGCTGTTGTGCTTATTAGCGTAATTTCTTTTCAGTACATAGGATGTGGTGCAAAGGAAAAAGAAGAATCAAAAGCAGCTAAAAGAGTGGCAAGCTCAGATTCAGTTTCTGTACTTACGGTAAAAGTTGAGAGTAAAAAACTTACCTTAACTAAAACTTATACAGGTACAATTGAAGGAGAGCAGCAGGCAAATATCGTATCGCAGCTTGCGGAAAGAATTGTTGAAATTCCTGTTAAAGTTGGCAGTAATGTTAGTGCTGGGCAGGTTTTAATTCGATTGGATAAAAGTGGAGCAACATCGCAATATTACCAGGCGCAGTCCAATATGAAAAACTTTGAACGCAATCTGGCAAGGATGAAATCCCTGTACGAAGGTGGAGCTGTATCAAAACAAAATTTGGATGATGTTCAAACCGGATATGATGTAGCCAAAGCAAACTTTGATGCCGCAAGAAGTGCAATTGAAATAACTTCTCCAATAAGCGGAGTGGTAACAGAGGTTAAACTTAATCCAGGTGATTTTGCTGCACCGGGTATGCCGATAATTACCGTTGCAAAAATAAGTATGTTAAAAATGGTTCTTAGCGTTGGCGAAGCAGATGTTCCTTACGTAAGCCTTGGTCAATCAATTAAAATATATTCGGAAATTAATCCTTCAATAACTGCAACCGGAAGAATTTCTGAGATTGCAAAATCTGCCGATCTTCAAACAAGAACTTTTGTTGTTAAAGCAACTTTCCCAAGCGGTAAAGACCAGTGGTTCAAACCAGGAATGTTTGGCAAAGCTGAAGTAATACTTGTTTCGTCCAGGGTTTCGCCGGTAATTCCACGCGAGGCTGTAACATATACAGAACAGGGTCCTAAAGTTTTTATTGTGAAAGATGGGAAAGCATTTGGTAAGGAAGTAAAACTTGGAATACAGAATGAAACCGATATTGAAGTATTGGAAGGTATAGGTGCTGGAGATGAAGTTGTAAAAATAGGTATGAACAATCTAAAAGATTCTATGTTAGTTGTTCGGACAAAAGAAGATATCCTTTCATCAAAATAA
- a CDS encoding four helix bundle protein, with protein sequence MKKNNIVIDKSYQFALRIIKLYKYLIQEKNEYVLGKQLLRCGTSIGANIEEAIGGQTEKDFYAKITLAYKEARETNYWLRLLKDSEILEIKVSDSLLKDCDELLKIIGSIQLTLKNCNS encoded by the coding sequence ATGAAAAAGAATAATATAGTAATAGATAAGAGTTATCAATTTGCACTCAGGATTATAAAATTATATAAATATTTAATTCAAGAGAAGAACGAATATGTTCTTGGAAAGCAATTATTAAGATGCGGAACTTCAATTGGGGCAAATATTGAAGAGGCAATTGGTGGGCAAACAGAAAAAGATTTTTATGCAAAAATTACTTTGGCTTATAAAGAAGCGAGAGAAACTAATTACTGGTTAAGATTATTAAAAGATTCCGAAATACTGGAAATTAAAGTTTCTGATTCTTTATTAAAAGACTGTGACGAATTACTTAAAATTATTGGCAGTATTCAACTTACTTTAAAAAACTGTAATTCGTAA
- a CDS encoding NAD-dependent epimerase/dehydratase family protein — protein MRHTILGAGGSIGNALAYELLKTKDDNIRLVSRSNYTIPGTDSFKADITSYEETLNSVKNSDIVYLSAGLQYDTKVWTELWYKIMQNTIDACKKVGAKLIFFDNVYMYGKVNGKMTETTPYNPCSRKGEIRAKLATMLEDEFKKKNINAIIARAADFYGPYATKSSVPYVLAIDKLMNGKSAQWLVDVNKPHSFSYTIDCAKGLKLLSKSDESFNQIWHLPTYNPALDGKTFINLIAKELGVAPNYSVLKKWMIKAVGFFNKTLSEIYEMLYQSEFEYYFDSTKFNNFFNYKPISYAEGIHETIEFIKKNK, from the coding sequence ATGAGACATACAATTTTAGGCGCTGGTGGTTCAATAGGAAACGCACTAGCATATGAATTATTAAAAACTAAAGATGATAACATTCGTCTTGTTTCGCGGAGCAACTATACAATACCAGGAACGGATTCGTTTAAGGCAGATATTACTTCCTATGAAGAAACTTTGAATAGCGTTAAAAACTCCGATATAGTTTATTTAAGTGCAGGTCTTCAGTATGATACAAAAGTATGGACAGAATTGTGGTATAAGATTATGCAAAACACAATAGATGCCTGTAAAAAAGTTGGAGCTAAATTGATCTTTTTTGACAACGTTTATATGTACGGTAAAGTAAATGGTAAAATGACTGAAACCACACCATATAATCCCTGCAGTAGAAAGGGCGAAATAAGAGCAAAACTTGCAACTATGTTGGAAGACGAGTTTAAGAAAAAAAATATAAATGCTATTATTGCAAGAGCGGCAGATTTTTACGGTCCATATGCAACAAAATCCAGTGTACCATACGTATTAGCAATTGATAAATTAATGAATGGAAAAAGTGCGCAATGGTTAGTTGATGTTAATAAACCGCATTCATTTAGCTATACAATAGATTGTGCAAAAGGACTAAAGTTACTCTCAAAAAGTGATGAATCATTTAATCAAATTTGGCATTTACCAACATACAATCCTGCACTAGATGGGAAAACATTTATCAACCTGATTGCCAAAGAATTAGGTGTTGCTCCAAATTATTCTGTTCTAAAAAAATGGATGATAAAAGCTGTTGGTTTCTTTAACAAAACTTTATCAGAAATTTATGAAATGCTTTACCAGAGTGAGTTTGAGTATTATTTTGATTCAACAAAGTTCAACAATTTTTTCAATTATAAACCAATATCTTACGCTGAAGGAATTCACGAGACAATTGAGTTTATAAAAAAAAATAAATGA
- a CDS encoding competence protein CoiA family protein: MLIAINESGDRTKPYKKGIGLCPICMDKVQAVCGPINKHHWRHAPNPRCDPWQEHETEWHRRWKSEFPEDWQEIIINKNGEKHRADIKTTNELVVEFQNSSISADIIKERETFYEKIIWLINANNFKDNFKFGMKAPQDLVENSCLRIINENLKKEKEEIDSLKSKIQEKNIEYLHYVDTIKNIVSIYQDLLNRKCDYHYPFPSSNKLFNELKGIRQKQAKVYTELEDLKLKKKTFLNYEKCPKYEYKDYSIISFADINKLNFRKCKVIESSTIHELFPMVYDLNSENDFQYFKSHPNKYKLIINLTDSIRNIDEKMEVNENEMEILNSIKDNIKKEIYNSLSSWLIKKKKNLKKS; encoded by the coding sequence ATGTTAATCGCTATAAATGAAAGTGGAGATAGAACCAAACCATATAAAAAAGGTATTGGACTATGCCCTATTTGTATGGATAAAGTTCAGGCCGTATGTGGACCAATAAACAAGCATCATTGGCGTCATGCACCTAATCCCCGTTGTGATCCTTGGCAGGAACATGAAACAGAATGGCATAGGCGATGGAAAAGCGAATTCCCAGAAGATTGGCAAGAAATTATAATAAACAAAAATGGAGAAAAACATAGAGCTGATATAAAAACCACGAATGAATTGGTAGTAGAATTCCAGAATTCTTCAATTTCAGCTGATATAATAAAAGAAAGGGAAACCTTTTATGAGAAAATAATTTGGCTAATAAATGCAAATAATTTCAAGGATAATTTTAAATTTGGGATGAAGGCACCTCAAGATTTGGTTGAAAATTCCTGTCTCCGAATTATAAATGAGAATTTAAAAAAAGAGAAAGAAGAGATTGATTCACTCAAATCGAAAATTCAAGAGAAAAATATTGAGTATTTGCATTATGTTGATACAATTAAAAATATTGTTTCTATTTACCAAGATCTCTTGAATAGGAAATGTGATTATCATTATCCATTCCCTTCAAGTAATAAATTATTCAATGAGTTGAAGGGAATCCGACAAAAGCAGGCTAAAGTGTATACTGAGCTCGAAGATTTAAAATTAAAAAAGAAAACATTTCTAAATTATGAAAAGTGCCCAAAATATGAGTATAAAGATTATAGTATAATATCATTTGCAGATATAAATAAATTGAATTTCAGAAAATGTAAAGTAATTGAATCCTCTACAATACATGAATTATTTCCAATGGTTTATGACTTGAATAGTGAAAATGATTTTCAATATTTTAAGAGTCATCCTAATAAATATAAGTTAATTATAAATCTTACTGATAGTATTAGAAACATTGATGAAAAGATGGAAGTCAATGAAAATGAAATGGAAATATTAAACAGTATCAAGGACAATATTAAAAAGGAAATATATAATTCTCTTTCAAGTTGGTTAATAAAAAAAAAGAAGAACTTGAAGAAGAGTTAA